In Dehalococcoidia bacterium, a single window of DNA contains:
- a CDS encoding MOSC N-terminal beta barrel domain-containing protein, translating into MKVEAIYVAPVKSLGLSRLERAEVTPRGIAGDRAFIIVYARGRVLTQRECAPMTRIVAAYDITADRLRLEFPDGAVESNVVTGGTLEGSFYGSPIKAKAVAGPFDDKLSVFAGQPLRLAKVDEHSHAFDAHPLSMCTAASVAHLRSIAAFAALDERRFRQNVYVSGASLAHEEDSWIGRNVRIGGATVGVLMRDSRCVITTHDPDTGETDIDTLKMIASYRTDQPKEVNFGVYCDVVTPGAIAVGDDVVPSPGVEEAAS; encoded by the coding sequence ATGAAGGTCGAAGCCATCTACGTCGCGCCGGTGAAATCGCTCGGACTGAGCCGCCTCGAACGGGCCGAAGTCACCCCGCGCGGGATCGCCGGCGACCGCGCGTTCATCATCGTCTACGCGCGCGGTCGCGTGCTCACGCAACGCGAATGCGCGCCGATGACGCGCATCGTCGCCGCATACGACATCACGGCCGACCGCCTGAGACTGGAGTTCCCCGACGGCGCCGTCGAAAGCAACGTGGTGACCGGCGGCACGCTTGAAGGCAGCTTTTACGGCTCTCCGATCAAGGCGAAAGCCGTCGCCGGGCCGTTCGATGACAAACTCTCCGTGTTCGCCGGCCAGCCCCTCCGCCTCGCGAAGGTCGACGAACACAGCCATGCGTTCGACGCCCACCCGCTGTCGATGTGTACCGCCGCGTCCGTCGCGCACCTGCGCTCCATCGCTGCGTTCGCTGCGCTCGACGAGCGTCGGTTCCGGCAGAACGTGTACGTCTCCGGCGCCTCCCTCGCGCACGAGGAGGACTCATGGATCGGCCGCAACGTGCGCATCGGCGGTGCTACGGTCGGCGTGCTGATGCGGGACTCCCGTTGCGTCATCACCACGCACGATCCCGACACCGGCGAGACCGACATCGACACGCTGAAGATGATCGCCTCGTATCGCACGGATCAACCAAAGGAAGTGAACTTCGGCGTCTACTGCGACGTCGTCACGCCCGGCGCGATCGCCGTCGGCGATGACGTCGTGCCTTCGCCGGGTGTCGAGGAGGCT
- a CDS encoding SDR family NAD(P)-dependent oxidoreductase — translation MGKLEGKVVVVTGASRGIGAEIARVFAGEGGRVVCAARTLREGEHQYEGSLETTVNDIKKAGGEATAVAANISEPEECERLVAAARDAYGPVDVMVNNAALTYFVPVKDYPINRWMRSWAVNFHAPFVLSQLVLQDMVPRKSGAIVNISSSAAIGPGRGPYSGQALLYRGSVCYGAEKAALERFSQGLAAEVYQDGVSVTCFSPSQVVPTPGTVHHKLVSGLDDPRGEPPEIMAKAALLLATEPLDKVTGRVTYSQQILKEFRWIEEGRGVGIDAPGTGYSQI, via the coding sequence ATGGGCAAGCTCGAAGGTAAGGTCGTGGTCGTCACGGGCGCGAGCCGCGGTATCGGCGCGGAGATCGCGCGCGTCTTCGCCGGCGAGGGCGGCAGGGTCGTCTGCGCCGCGCGCACCCTGCGCGAAGGCGAGCACCAGTACGAAGGCTCGCTGGAGACAACCGTGAACGACATCAAGAAGGCGGGCGGCGAAGCAACGGCCGTCGCGGCGAACATCTCCGAACCGGAGGAGTGCGAAAGGCTGGTCGCGGCCGCGCGCGATGCCTACGGCCCCGTCGACGTGATGGTGAACAACGCCGCGCTCACGTATTTCGTGCCGGTGAAGGACTACCCGATCAACCGCTGGATGCGCTCGTGGGCGGTCAACTTCCACGCGCCGTTCGTGCTGAGCCAGCTCGTGCTGCAGGACATGGTGCCGCGCAAGAGCGGCGCGATCGTGAACATCTCATCGTCGGCGGCGATCGGGCCCGGGCGCGGGCCGTATTCCGGCCAGGCGCTGCTGTATCGCGGCTCGGTCTGCTACGGCGCGGAGAAGGCGGCGCTCGAGCGCTTTAGCCAGGGGCTGGCCGCGGAGGTGTACCAGGACGGCGTATCGGTGACGTGCTTCTCGCCGTCGCAGGTCGTGCCGACGCCGGGGACGGTACACCACAAGCTCGTCAGCGGCCTCGACGACCCGCGCGGCGAGCCGCCGGAGATCATGGCGAAGGCGGCGTTGCTGCTGGCGACGGAACCGCTCGACAAGGTCACCGGACGCGTGACGTACAGCCAGCAGATATTGAAGGAGTTCCGCTGGATCGAGGAAGGGCGCGGCGTCGGCATCGATGCGCCGGGCACGGGGTACAGCCAGATCTAG
- a CDS encoding cupredoxin domain-containing protein, giving the protein MHRRFRFIAAVAMLVLASAFGAACGGDDDDDGGPIAELTEQAGDGGVEATSEATESAAEDTPAGAIETPADGAVTPGAGGGAGAAEVEIAAENADDFTESELTAPAGSVTIVFENRDDGVTHNFALYDSEDAPEDPIDATELVAGPATSEIMVDLEPGVSYYNCQVHPPMEGTLTVE; this is encoded by the coding sequence ATGCACAGGAGATTCCGGTTCATCGCGGCCGTCGCGATGTTGGTCCTGGCGTCCGCGTTCGGGGCGGCATGCGGCGGCGACGACGATGACGATGGCGGGCCGATCGCTGAACTGACCGAACAGGCAGGCGACGGCGGCGTCGAAGCGACGAGCGAAGCGACGGAATCGGCGGCCGAAGATACGCCGGCGGGCGCCATCGAAACGCCAGCGGACGGTGCGGTCACGCCCGGGGCTGGCGGAGGCGCCGGAGCGGCCGAAGTCGAGATAGCGGCGGAGAACGCCGATGATTTCACGGAAAGCGAGCTGACGGCGCCGGCGGGCAGCGTGACCATCGTCTTCGAGAACCGCGATGACGGCGTCACGCACAACTTCGCGTTGTACGACTCGGAGGATGCGCCGGAGGACCCGATCGACGCGACGGAACTGGTGGCGGGTCCGGCCACGAGTGAGATCATGGTCGACCTCGAGCCGGGGGTGTCCTACTACAACTGCCAGGTGCATCCGCCCATGGAAGGGACGTTGACCGTCGAATAG
- a CDS encoding transglutaminase-like domain-containing protein, protein MQNNRELEYYATPGPMTELSRCARDAFDGLPEAPDELMKVVRRLVVAALPAPEDRTDPQIRPAASMVERIQQLDPSPLVEPRPPHKRFVGNCRHFATLTCALLRRQRMPARVRAGFAGYFEPNTWADHWIIEYWRPSEERWVRVDPQWGDAWAKTRDPDATSESLAGSMYWSGGEAWQRCRRGELDPDRCNMGGVNWGIGEVRGSVLFDLAALNQHEMLPWDTWGRMEAAYRGETDAAYDEMLDAVSAVISGGDFDAIGELYDRNGDLQVPPSLLPATVS, encoded by the coding sequence ATGCAGAACAACCGCGAGTTGGAATACTACGCGACGCCGGGTCCGATGACGGAATTATCGCGGTGCGCGCGAGACGCTTTCGATGGCCTGCCCGAGGCGCCGGATGAACTCATGAAGGTCGTCCGCCGCCTGGTCGTCGCCGCCCTGCCCGCGCCGGAGGACCGAACGGACCCGCAGATCCGGCCCGCCGCATCGATGGTCGAGCGCATCCAGCAGCTCGATCCGTCCCCGCTCGTGGAGCCGCGTCCGCCGCACAAGCGCTTCGTCGGCAACTGCCGTCATTTCGCGACGCTCACCTGCGCGCTGTTGCGTCGCCAGCGGATGCCCGCCCGCGTGCGCGCCGGCTTTGCCGGATATTTCGAGCCGAACACGTGGGCGGACCACTGGATCATCGAGTACTGGCGCCCGTCAGAAGAGCGATGGGTCAGAGTCGATCCGCAGTGGGGCGACGCCTGGGCAAAGACTCGTGACCCGGACGCGACGTCGGAGTCTCTGGCTGGGAGCATGTATTGGTCGGGAGGCGAAGCCTGGCAGCGATGCCGCCGCGGTGAACTCGACCCGGACCGGTGCAACATGGGCGGCGTCAATTGGGGCATCGGCGAGGTCCGCGGGAGCGTGCTGTTCGACCTCGCCGCGCTCAACCAACACGAAATGCTGCCGTGGGACACCTGGGGCCGCATGGAAGCCGCTTACCGCGGCGAGACGGACGCCGCCTACGACGAGATGCTCGACGCGGTAAGCGCTGTGATCAGCGGCGGGGACTTCGACGCGATCGGCGAACTCTACGACCGCAACGGCGACTTGCAGGTGCCTCCGTCCTTGCTGCCTGCAACTGTTTCGTGA